In one Methylocaldum szegediense genomic region, the following are encoded:
- the mgtE gene encoding magnesium transporter, whose amino-acid sequence MAEPNTPPPEETLKHHVEEVITLLNKQKLEETIVHQRAMPRQDLVETLLHKRHQAALKQKLDKLHAADIAYILEVLPLEQRLLVWNLVKSELDGLILLDVSDAVRETLISDMDTEELLSATEQLETDEIADLAPDLPEEVLQELLEHLNDQNRERLQSVLSHREDTVAALMDFGMVTIREDISLGVVLRYLRRRGDLPEHTDKLFVVDKRNALKGVLPLKRLLTNPPEKLVSEIMSKDVVFFHLDDDADEAARAFERYNLLSAPVVDREGKLQGRIGIDAIVDYIREKSDEEMLSQAGLLEEEDISSSVWKSAQNRWFWLAINLVTAFISTRVIGLFEDTIVKVVALASLMPIVAGIGGNTGNQTSMMIVRSIALGVINPSNVKRLIYKELAIGLLNGAVWGSVLGLIAYLLYRDIELGMVMMGATLLNLLVAAIMGIAIPLVRHRLGLDPAVGTSVLLTAMTDGVGFFIFLGLATLVLL is encoded by the coding sequence ATGGCCGAACCGAACACTCCCCCTCCCGAAGAAACACTCAAGCATCATGTGGAAGAGGTCATCACGCTCCTAAACAAACAGAAGCTCGAGGAGACCATCGTCCATCAGCGCGCGATGCCGCGCCAAGATTTGGTGGAAACCCTGCTGCACAAGCGCCATCAGGCCGCACTCAAGCAAAAGCTCGACAAACTGCACGCAGCCGATATCGCCTATATTCTGGAGGTGCTCCCTCTGGAGCAGCGCCTTCTGGTCTGGAACCTGGTCAAGTCCGAACTCGATGGACTGATCCTCCTCGACGTGTCCGACGCAGTGCGCGAAACACTCATTTCCGACATGGACACGGAGGAACTGCTATCGGCCACGGAGCAGCTCGAAACGGACGAAATCGCCGACCTCGCACCGGATTTGCCGGAAGAAGTTTTGCAGGAACTTCTGGAACATCTGAACGACCAGAACCGGGAACGCTTGCAATCGGTACTGTCGCACAGAGAGGATACCGTGGCGGCCCTCATGGACTTCGGCATGGTCACGATAAGGGAAGACATCAGCTTGGGCGTGGTATTGCGCTATCTGAGGCGTCGTGGCGATTTGCCCGAACATACCGACAAGCTGTTCGTGGTCGACAAGCGCAACGCCCTAAAGGGTGTACTGCCTCTGAAACGCCTGCTGACCAACCCTCCCGAAAAACTGGTTTCGGAAATCATGAGCAAGGACGTCGTGTTTTTCCATCTCGACGACGACGCTGACGAGGCTGCTCGCGCGTTCGAACGCTACAACCTCTTATCGGCGCCGGTTGTCGATCGCGAGGGCAAGCTGCAAGGGCGCATCGGCATCGACGCCATCGTCGATTACATTCGTGAAAAATCCGATGAAGAAATGCTGTCGCAGGCCGGCCTGCTCGAAGAAGAGGACATTTCCTCCAGCGTTTGGAAGAGCGCGCAGAACCGTTGGTTTTGGCTGGCGATTAATCTCGTCACGGCCTTCATCAGTACCCGGGTCATCGGACTTTTCGAGGACACCATCGTCAAAGTCGTTGCCCTAGCCTCGCTCATGCCGATCGTCGCCGGCATCGGGGGCAACACCGGTAATCAGACCAGCATGATGATCGTCCGCTCCATCGCTCTCGGCGTGATCAACCCGTCAAATGTGAAACGGCTGATTTACAAGGAACTGGCTATCGGACTCCTCAACGGAGCCGTGTGGGGCTCGGTACTCGGCCTCATCGCCTACTTGCTTTACCGGGACATCGAACTCGGCATGGTCATGATGGGCGCGACCCTACTGAACCTACTGGTAGCGGCCATCATGGGAATCGCCATACCCTTGGTGCGTCATCGGCTAGGTCTTGATCCCGCGGTCGGCACCAGTGTGCTACTGACCGCCATGACGGACGGCGTAGGCTTTTTCATCTTTCTCGGCCTCGCGACCTTGGTTCTGCTCTAA
- the lipB gene encoding lipoyl(octanoyl) transferase LipB, which translates to MSDPSGVLHLRNLGLREYGPTWRAMQAFTEQRDEATPDELWLLQHHPVYTLGLNGDIRHMIRTTDIPVVKTDRGGQITYHGPGQLIAYVLVDLRRKNLGVRGLVSALENAVIGLLEQYGIVAKARRDAPGVYVDDRKIASLGLRVRKGCSYHGLSLNVSSDLSPFYAINPCGYPGLEVTSLTALGVAVQPHEVAAPLTVEIMQTLNYERVIPARG; encoded by the coding sequence ATGAGCGATCCCTCCGGAGTCTTGCACTTGCGTAACTTGGGACTCAGAGAGTACGGCCCCACGTGGCGCGCCATGCAGGCGTTCACTGAACAGCGGGATGAAGCGACCCCGGACGAATTGTGGCTATTGCAACATCATCCGGTTTATACCCTGGGACTCAATGGCGATATTCGACATATGATTCGTACAACCGACATCCCCGTGGTGAAGACCGACCGAGGCGGTCAAATTACCTATCATGGTCCCGGTCAGCTGATCGCTTATGTGCTGGTCGATCTTCGCCGGAAAAACCTTGGCGTGAGAGGCTTGGTTAGTGCGCTGGAAAACGCGGTGATCGGGCTGCTCGAGCAATACGGTATCGTCGCGAAGGCGCGGCGGGACGCACCAGGCGTCTATGTGGACGACCGTAAGATCGCTTCGCTCGGGCTTCGCGTGCGGAAAGGCTGCAGCTATCATGGTCTAAGCCTTAACGTAAGTTCGGACCTGTCACCGTTCTACGCCATCAATCCTTGCGGTTACCCGGGTCTCGAAGTTACCAGCCTGACCGCGCTTGGCGTGGCCGTTCAGCCCCATGAGGTGGCCGCGCCATTGACCGTGGAAATCATGCAAACTTTGAACTATGAACGAGTGATCCCTGCCCGTGGCTGA
- the lipA gene encoding lipoyl synthase: protein MPVADKNSYQAPSRLSPETHQRRSDKLKRIPIKVVPSESLLRKPAWIRVKAANGESVSRIKQILREQNLHTVCEEAACPNLPECFGHGTATFMILGDICTRRCPFCDVAHGRPSAPAPNEPEHLAEVVRQLKLRYVVITSVDRDDLRDGGAGHFAACIQAVRDRNPGIKVEILVPDFRGRIDTALERLAAAPPDVFNHNLETVPRLYRQVRPGADYRVSLDLLARFKRLHPEVPTKSGLMLGLGETLEEVKAVMEDLREHGCDMLTIGQYLQPSRDHLPVVRYVTPEEFEHLAEVGRSLGFTAVASAPLVRSSYHADLQASSLLDNR from the coding sequence CTGCCCGTGGCTGACAAAAATTCCTACCAGGCCCCTTCTAGGCTGAGCCCCGAGACCCATCAACGCAGATCCGACAAGCTGAAGCGTATCCCGATCAAAGTGGTTCCCTCTGAATCCCTTTTGCGCAAACCTGCTTGGATACGCGTCAAGGCCGCAAACGGCGAGAGCGTGAGCCGAATCAAGCAAATCTTACGCGAACAAAATCTCCACACCGTCTGCGAGGAAGCGGCTTGTCCGAATCTTCCCGAGTGCTTTGGCCACGGCACGGCTACGTTCATGATCCTGGGCGATATCTGCACCCGCCGTTGCCCATTCTGCGATGTGGCGCACGGCCGCCCTTCGGCGCCAGCCCCCAATGAGCCAGAACATCTCGCCGAGGTCGTCCGGCAGCTGAAGCTCCGCTACGTCGTCATCACGTCTGTGGACCGGGATGACCTCCGTGATGGCGGCGCCGGCCATTTCGCCGCCTGCATCCAGGCGGTCCGCGATCGGAACCCGGGCATCAAGGTCGAAATCCTGGTGCCGGATTTCCGCGGCCGCATCGATACCGCGCTCGAACGATTGGCAGCGGCACCGCCCGATGTCTTCAACCATAATCTCGAAACCGTGCCACGTCTCTACCGGCAAGTACGGCCAGGCGCGGACTACCGCGTGTCTCTGGATTTACTGGCCCGGTTCAAGCGGCTTCATCCTGAAGTCCCGACTAAGTCCGGATTGATGCTAGGTCTCGGCGAAACGCTCGAGGAGGTGAAAGCGGTGATGGAGGATTTGCGCGAACACGGCTGCGACATGCTGACCATAGGCCAATACTTGCAGCCAAGCCGGGATCATCTGCCCGTCGTCCGCTACGTGACGCCGGAAGAATTCGAACACCTCGCCGAAGTCGGTCGAAGCCTGGGCTTCACCGCAGTCGCTAGCGCACCGCTAGTACGCTCGTCCTATCACGCCGACTTGCAGGCGTCTTCGCTGCTGGACAACCGTTGA
- a CDS encoding type III PLP-dependent enzyme domain-containing protein, giving the protein MRPSLLPAAALDIEHLKYLLPETPAFVYDEARIIHTLDRLDRVRKASGLRVLYSVKAFPFAGALRLIRSRVDGFSVSSLFEARLASEMVETIDRPHAKRSLHITTPGLRSSEIDEIATLCDFISFNSLEQFERLAPRVAGQASIGLRINPKLSFLRDSRYDPCRPHSKLGIPVEELTRTLDRSPTLTSRIAGLHFHTAFESSSLAPLKATIARIENLLGRFTNGLEWINLGGGYLFDNPNDLDELSELVTALIQRYDSNIYIEPGKAIVGRAGYLVASVVDRFERDGKAIAVLDTGVNHLPEVFEYQKVPPLAEHRPDGSFEYSLVGSTCLAGDVFGDYRFHAPLNLGDRVSFPNVGAYSLIKANRFNGYDLPAIFAADRQGQLKAMKHFGYDDYRKQWLPDEGSLATAPDRD; this is encoded by the coding sequence TTGAGGCCTAGCCTTCTCCCGGCCGCAGCGTTGGATATCGAGCATCTCAAATATCTGCTCCCGGAGACCCCGGCCTTCGTTTACGACGAAGCCCGGATCATTCACACGCTCGACCGACTGGATCGCGTGCGGAAAGCTTCCGGCTTGCGGGTCCTGTACTCGGTCAAGGCATTCCCTTTTGCCGGCGCATTGCGCCTGATCCGGTCCCGAGTCGATGGTTTTTCGGTCAGCTCGCTGTTCGAAGCCAGGCTTGCTTCCGAAATGGTCGAAACGATCGACCGTCCGCACGCGAAACGTTCGTTGCACATCACGACACCGGGACTTAGAAGCAGCGAAATCGACGAGATTGCAACTCTCTGCGATTTCATCAGCTTCAATTCCCTGGAGCAGTTCGAACGACTTGCGCCGCGTGTGGCCGGGCAGGCAAGCATTGGGCTGCGTATCAATCCCAAGCTTTCCTTCCTCCGCGACAGCCGTTACGACCCTTGCAGGCCGCATTCTAAGTTGGGCATTCCTGTCGAAGAATTGACCCGTACCCTAGACCGAAGCCCGACCTTAACGAGCCGTATCGCCGGCCTTCATTTCCACACGGCATTCGAGTCGTCTTCCTTGGCTCCGTTGAAAGCGACGATCGCCCGAATCGAAAATCTGCTAGGCAGGTTTACGAACGGACTCGAATGGATCAACTTGGGCGGAGGCTATCTCTTCGACAATCCCAATGATCTGGACGAGCTGTCGGAGCTGGTTACGGCTTTGATTCAGCGGTACGACAGCAACATTTATATCGAACCCGGTAAAGCCATCGTCGGACGCGCGGGCTATCTCGTAGCAAGCGTCGTCGACCGGTTCGAACGCGATGGAAAAGCCATCGCCGTCCTCGATACCGGCGTCAACCATCTGCCGGAAGTCTTCGAATACCAGAAGGTCCCGCCGCTGGCCGAACATCGGCCCGATGGGAGCTTCGAATATTCGCTCGTCGGCAGTACCTGCCTGGCGGGGGATGTCTTCGGCGATTATCGGTTTCATGCGCCCTTGAACCTGGGCGACCGAGTCTCCTTTCCTAACGTCGGGGCGTACAGTCTGATCAAGGCCAACCGCTTCAACGGATACGATTTGCCCGCAATCTTCGCAGCCGACCGCCAAGGCCAATTGAAGGCGATGAAACATTTCGGCTATGACGATTACCGAAAGCAATGGCTACCCGACGAGGGCTCGCTTGCCACTGCCCCTGACCGCGATTAA
- a CDS encoding C40 family peptidase: MMESVIFPLFRIPVTPRLLALAVIAVLLAGCAGTREIKPKPLVRHPDFSAVARYALSLQGYPYRYGAESPQEGFDCSGLVQYVFGQYGVRLPRTAYQIAHAAEPVDSRNRRPGDLVFFNTTGQPFSHVGIYVGNNAFVHASSVKGKVIVSSLGRPYWWERFLGVRRLKLPDNLSVAARAERHELNSHR; the protein is encoded by the coding sequence ATGATGGAATCGGTTATTTTCCCGTTATTCCGCATACCCGTCACTCCGCGACTGCTTGCACTCGCCGTTATCGCGGTCTTACTCGCCGGATGCGCCGGCACGCGGGAAATCAAACCCAAACCGCTCGTCCGTCACCCCGATTTCAGCGCGGTCGCGCGTTACGCCCTCAGCCTACAAGGATACCCCTACCGCTACGGAGCGGAATCGCCGCAGGAAGGATTCGATTGCAGCGGCCTCGTCCAATACGTCTTTGGACAATACGGCGTTCGCCTCCCGCGGACCGCTTATCAAATCGCACACGCGGCCGAGCCGGTCGACAGCCGGAACCGACGGCCCGGCGACTTAGTCTTCTTCAATACCACCGGACAGCCGTTTTCCCATGTCGGGATTTATGTCGGCAACAATGCCTTCGTACATGCCAGTAGCGTGAAAGGGAAAGTGATTGTCTCCAGCCTAGGGCGGCCTTATTGGTGGGAACGCTTTTTAGGCGTGCGGAGGCTCAAGCTTCCGGATAACCTGTCAGTCGCGGCTCGCGCCGAGCGACACGAACTTAATAGCCACAGGTAG
- a CDS encoding zinc-dependent alcohol dehydrogenase family protein → MKAILMTQTGLPDLLELRDIDEPTITEPSQIKVRLRAAGVNPVDTKIRRNGPFYSNALPAVLGCDGAGEVVEVGGAVSRFNIGDSVWFCNGGLGGDQGNYAEYTVLDERWAAPMPRSLDFEHAAAAPLVLITAWGALYDRGRLQAGQTVLVHAAAGGVGHVAVQLARLRDARVLATVSSPEKAELARNWGADVTIDYRQEDFVQRVNELTNGEGADLVIDTVGPEVFKRSIECTAHFGDLVTLLDPGEISLQEARMRNLRIGFELMLTPMLRNLHNARDHHVEILEQCGEWIDQGVLDIHVSQVLPLEKAAAAHALIETGHTTGKIVLRIP, encoded by the coding sequence ATGAAAGCGATCTTGATGACGCAAACGGGACTGCCGGACTTGCTCGAACTGCGCGATATCGACGAACCGACTATTACCGAGCCCAGCCAAATCAAAGTTCGGCTCAGAGCAGCTGGCGTCAATCCGGTGGACACCAAAATACGACGCAACGGCCCCTTCTATTCCAACGCACTGCCGGCGGTACTCGGCTGCGACGGCGCCGGAGAAGTGGTCGAAGTTGGTGGCGCCGTAAGCCGGTTCAACATCGGCGACTCGGTATGGTTTTGCAATGGTGGACTGGGCGGCGACCAAGGCAATTATGCCGAATACACCGTACTGGACGAACGTTGGGCCGCTCCCATGCCGCGCTCCCTCGATTTCGAACACGCCGCCGCAGCACCGTTAGTCCTCATCACCGCCTGGGGTGCTCTTTACGACCGCGGAAGGTTGCAGGCCGGCCAAACCGTTCTCGTTCATGCCGCAGCGGGCGGCGTCGGTCATGTGGCGGTTCAGCTGGCAAGGCTTCGCGATGCGCGGGTGCTCGCTACCGTCAGTTCGCCGGAGAAAGCAGAGCTCGCCAGAAACTGGGGAGCCGACGTGACGATCGACTATCGGCAGGAAGATTTCGTGCAACGGGTAAACGAGCTAACCAACGGCGAAGGCGCAGATTTGGTGATCGATACGGTTGGTCCCGAGGTCTTCAAACGCAGCATCGAATGTACTGCCCATTTTGGCGACCTGGTCACCTTGCTGGACCCGGGCGAGATATCCCTACAAGAAGCGCGGATGCGCAATCTCCGCATCGGCTTCGAACTGATGCTGACCCCAATGCTGCGTAACCTTCACAACGCCCGCGATCACCACGTGGAGATTCTGGAACAATGCGGCGAATGGATCGATCAAGGTGTCCTGGATATCCATGTCAGCCAGGTTCTGCCGCTGGAAAAAGCTGCTGCCGCTCATGCCTTGATCGAAACGGGGCATACGACGGGGAAAATCGTGTTGAGGATCCCGTAA
- a CDS encoding Uma2 family endonuclease, whose product MTDTTTRYDREIKTPLYAQHRIAEYWLISVSDRGVEVHLDPDPYLSRYGKVRMVSEGRVTPHCFPDVAVDIQELLS is encoded by the coding sequence ATCACCGACACCACCACGCGCTATGATCGCGAAATCAAGACACCGCTCTACGCCCAACACCGGATCGCGGAATACTGGCTGATCTCGGTTTCCGATCGGGGCGTCGAAGTCCACTTGGACCCCGATCCGTACCTAAGCCGTTATGGCAAAGTCCGAATGGTATCGGAAGGACGGGTGACGCCCCACTGTTTTCCCGATGTAGCCGTGGATATTCAGGAACTTTTGAGTTGA
- the rpiA gene encoding ribose-5-phosphate isomerase RpiA, with protein MTQDELKKKVAESALEYIKGVSVLGIGTGSTVNHFIDLLADFKNDIEGAVSSSEASTAKLKKIGIPVLDLNAVGSLQVYVDGADEVNRHKQMIKGGGGALTREKIIAAASSKFVCIVDESKCVDVLGKFPLPVEVIPMARSYVARELVKLGGQPQWRENYVTDNGNQILDVHNLNILNPVEMEREINNIPGVVTVGIFALRGADVVLVGSESGVRKLD; from the coding sequence ATGACGCAAGACGAGCTTAAAAAGAAAGTAGCGGAATCCGCTCTCGAATATATCAAGGGCGTTTCTGTGCTAGGCATCGGTACCGGGTCGACGGTTAATCATTTCATCGACTTACTGGCTGATTTCAAGAATGATATCGAGGGTGCCGTATCGAGCTCCGAAGCGAGTACGGCCAAGCTCAAAAAAATCGGCATTCCGGTGCTGGATCTGAATGCTGTGGGATCGCTACAGGTTTACGTGGACGGAGCCGACGAAGTCAATCGTCATAAACAGATGATCAAGGGCGGCGGCGGAGCGCTGACGCGTGAAAAAATCATCGCAGCGGCTAGCAGTAAGTTCGTCTGCATTGTAGACGAGAGCAAGTGTGTGGATGTTCTGGGTAAATTTCCGCTGCCTGTGGAAGTCATCCCGATGGCGAGGAGCTATGTGGCGCGCGAACTTGTGAAGCTGGGCGGTCAGCCGCAGTGGCGGGAGAATTATGTTACCGACAACGGCAACCAGATTCTTGATGTGCACAATCTGAACATTTTGAATCCGGTGGAGATGGAGCGAGAAATCAACAATATCCCCGGTGTCGTGACGGTCGGCATTTTCGCTCTACGCGGTGCGGACGTCGTTCTCGTCGGCAGCGAGAGCGGGGTCAGAAAGCTGGACTGA
- the ilvA gene encoding threonine ammonia-lyase, biosynthetic, with amino-acid sequence MIHKYIERILRARVYDVASETPLDLAPGLTRRFDNRVYIKREDLQPVFSFKLRGAYNKIVSLDDAAKRAGVIAASAGNHAQGVALSAQRLGIRAVIVMPCTTPAIKVKAVQNFGAETVLFGDSYDEAYEHALSLSQEQKLSFVHPYDDAEVIAGQGTIGMEILRQHTGDIHAIFIPVGGGGLIAGIAAYVKFVRPEIKIIGVEPNDSDCLNRALKAKRRVILKQVGLFADGVAVRQIGKEPFHIAHQYVDDVVTVDTDEICAAIKDIFDDTRSVAEPAGALGVAGLKKYVTMTGLRDQCLIAIESGANINFDRLRHVAERAQVGERHEMLLAVTIPEKPGSFLDFCRALGRRSITEFNYRYFDDRAAHIFAGIEIADGSSDSEELLAQLREKGYTVTNMTGNELAVEHIRYMVGGHAPRLLDEVVYSFEFPERPGALLKFLSFMGGRWNISLFHYRNHGAAFGRVLMGIQVPKAERRAFREFLDAIGFAYREETDNPAYRLFAGGNARS; translated from the coding sequence ATGATTCATAAATATATCGAGCGTATCCTGCGCGCCCGAGTTTACGATGTTGCCTCGGAAACGCCCCTGGACCTCGCTCCGGGGCTGACACGCCGTTTCGATAACCGGGTTTATATTAAGCGTGAAGACCTTCAGCCGGTCTTTTCCTTCAAGCTTCGAGGGGCCTACAACAAAATCGTTTCTTTGGACGATGCGGCAAAACGGGCCGGCGTGATCGCCGCCTCAGCCGGCAACCATGCCCAAGGCGTCGCGCTCTCGGCCCAACGACTGGGTATCCGCGCAGTTATTGTGATGCCCTGCACCACCCCCGCTATCAAAGTGAAAGCGGTACAAAATTTCGGGGCGGAAACCGTGCTGTTCGGCGATTCCTACGACGAAGCGTACGAGCACGCTTTGAGCCTCTCCCAAGAGCAAAAGCTCAGCTTTGTACATCCATACGATGATGCCGAAGTCATCGCCGGTCAAGGCACTATCGGCATGGAAATCCTGAGGCAGCACACCGGCGACATCCACGCCATCTTCATTCCGGTCGGAGGCGGCGGCTTGATTGCAGGCATCGCGGCTTATGTAAAATTCGTTCGGCCGGAAATCAAGATCATCGGTGTCGAACCGAACGATTCGGACTGTCTGAATCGGGCGCTTAAGGCCAAGCGACGCGTCATCTTGAAACAGGTCGGACTGTTCGCCGATGGCGTTGCGGTCCGCCAAATCGGCAAGGAACCCTTCCACATCGCACACCAGTATGTGGACGACGTCGTTACCGTCGATACGGACGAGATCTGCGCCGCCATCAAAGACATTTTCGACGATACTCGGTCGGTTGCCGAACCCGCAGGAGCACTTGGCGTAGCGGGCTTAAAAAAGTACGTGACCATGACCGGACTTCGCGATCAATGTTTGATTGCCATCGAAAGCGGCGCCAACATCAACTTCGATCGACTGCGCCATGTGGCGGAGCGAGCTCAGGTCGGCGAACGTCATGAAATGCTGCTGGCCGTCACGATTCCGGAAAAGCCGGGCAGTTTTCTCGATTTCTGCCGCGCCTTGGGCCGCCGTAGCATTACCGAGTTCAACTACCGCTATTTCGACGACCGCGCCGCACATATTTTCGCGGGTATCGAAATCGCCGACGGCAGTAGCGACAGTGAGGAATTGCTGGCACAGCTGCGCGAGAAGGGCTACACGGTCACCAATATGACCGGCAACGAACTGGCGGTGGAACATATCCGGTATATGGTCGGAGGCCACGCACCGCGCCTGCTGGATGAAGTGGTATACAGCTTCGAGTTTCCCGAGCGTCCCGGTGCTCTGTTGAAATTCTTGTCCTTCATGGGCGGGCGTTGGAACATCAGCCTGTTCCATTATCGGAACCACGGCGCTGCGTTCGGGCGGGTGCTGATGGGCATTCAGGTACCGAAAGCAGAAAGGCGGGCGTTCAGAGAGTTTCTCGACGCTATCGGCTTCGCCTATCGAGAGGAAACGGACAACCCGGCGTATCGACTGTTCGCTGGCGGAAACGCGCGTTCGTGA
- a CDS encoding EVE domain-containing protein, whose translation MRYWLMKSEPSEFSIDDLEKRPHQTEHWDGVRNYQARNMMRDEMKVGDLAFFYHSNCDTPGIVGIMRIAREAYPDFTAFDINNKHYDPSSKPDDPRWFMVDVQFVRKLKRTITLNELKGRPELNGLALVRRGNRLSVMPVTAAQWEFILSLE comes from the coding sequence ATGCGTTACTGGTTGATGAAATCCGAGCCATCGGAGTTCAGCATCGACGATTTGGAGAAGCGGCCTCATCAGACCGAGCACTGGGATGGTGTGCGTAATTATCAGGCACGGAACATGATGCGCGACGAAATGAAAGTCGGCGATCTGGCGTTTTTTTACCATTCCAATTGCGACACGCCGGGCATAGTCGGCATCATGCGAATTGCTCGCGAAGCCTATCCCGATTTCACGGCTTTTGATATCAATAACAAACACTACGACCCCAGCAGCAAGCCGGATGATCCCCGCTGGTTCATGGTCGATGTACAGTTCGTCCGCAAGCTTAAGCGGACGATCACGTTAAACGAACTGAAAGGCCGCCCGGAGCTCAATGGGCTTGCGCTCGTCCGGCGCGGCAATCGACTGTCCGTGATGCCGGTCACGGCTGCGCAGTGGGAGTTTATTTTGTCGCTGGAATAG
- a CDS encoding Uma2 family endonuclease has translation MSAVIQESNLYERLLALPENLVGEIIDGELYTQPRPAGPHASVVSVLGMDIGSAYHRGRGGPGGWWIIDEPEIHFVRDIEVLAPDIAGWRRERMPALPKDHRFEVVPDWVCEVLSPTTQKKDRVTKTKAYGRYGVAFLWLVDPLARILETYALADGQWTITGLYQDEDEVSAAPFESITIPLNDLWAGS, from the coding sequence GTGTCTGCCGTAATTCAGGAATCAAATCTATACGAGCGCTTGCTGGCGCTGCCGGAAAACCTGGTCGGGGAAATCATTGATGGCGAGCTGTACACCCAACCCCGTCCGGCCGGACCTCATGCTTCAGTTGTCTCTGTACTTGGGATGGATATCGGATCAGCCTATCATCGCGGCCGGGGAGGTCCAGGCGGTTGGTGGATCATCGACGAGCCGGAAATCCATTTCGTTCGCGATATCGAAGTCCTGGCCCCCGATATTGCCGGCTGGCGCCGCGAGAGGATGCCGGCCTTACCGAAAGACCATCGCTTTGAAGTGGTTCCGGACTGGGTATGTGAAGTCCTTTCACCGACAACACAGAAAAAGGACAGGGTGACGAAAACGAAAGCTTACGGTCGCTACGGCGTTGCGTTCTTATGGCTGGTCGACCCCTTGGCGCGGATTCTGGAAACCTATGCCTTGGCTGACGGGCAGTGGACCATAACAGGCTTGTATCAAGACGAGGACGAAGTATCCGCCGCACCTTTCGAATCCATCACGATCCCCCTCAATGATCTGTGGGCCGGTTCGTGA
- a CDS encoding cell division protein ZapA, with amino-acid sequence MNPPIKVQILGKEYPISCPEDQQHELLIAARYLDDKMRQIRSAGRVIGTERIAVMAALNIAHELLQAQQQNKLLSQELQDRFSSLHDRLDAALDTD; translated from the coding sequence ATGAATCCGCCAATTAAAGTTCAGATCCTGGGCAAGGAGTATCCCATTTCCTGCCCTGAGGACCAGCAGCACGAACTCTTGATCGCAGCCCGTTATCTGGACGATAAAATGCGTCAAATACGTAGTGCGGGCAGAGTCATCGGTACCGAACGGATCGCCGTCATGGCGGCCTTGAACATCGCACATGAGCTGTTGCAGGCTCAACAACAGAACAAATTGTTGTCGCAAGAGTTACAAGATCGTTTTTCTTCGCTGCACGATAGACTGGACGCAGCCCTGGACACCGATTGA
- a CDS encoding TIGR02449 family protein — MIIDPFDLDAELMRLENRIESLVAAYEQLRDENQVLKSTLDEWMRERVQLSEKSEMAKRRVEAMISRLTSLGYE, encoded by the coding sequence ATGATAATCGATCCGTTTGATTTGGATGCCGAACTAATGCGATTAGAAAATAGAATCGAGTCACTGGTTGCTGCGTATGAGCAACTGCGCGACGAAAATCAGGTGCTGAAGTCCACGCTAGATGAATGGATGCGAGAGCGGGTTCAACTGTCCGAAAAAAGCGAGATGGCGAAGAGACGCGTCGAAGCAATGATATCCCGCCTGACATCTCTAGGATACGAATGA
- a CDS encoding UPF0149 family protein codes for MNKDLSYQRVQDIVLNNDSAASAAEVHGVLSGLLCLNSRTECNQWLEVVFGENTADLDPAEHALLSALCETTRRQLDDFDFSFELLLPDDTFSLEERANALSEWCQGFLYGLGYRSDSAEWPGESSEVLHDLLEISRLNPDSGGESDEVAYAEITEYVRVGVQLIWTELQQQQHSARLH; via the coding sequence ATGAATAAAGACTTATCGTATCAGAGAGTCCAGGACATCGTCCTGAACAACGACTCCGCGGCCAGCGCAGCAGAGGTGCACGGCGTACTGTCCGGACTTTTGTGCCTAAACAGTCGGACCGAGTGTAATCAGTGGCTGGAGGTGGTTTTCGGCGAAAACACCGCCGACCTCGATCCGGCGGAACATGCCCTGCTCTCCGCCCTGTGCGAGACGACTCGGCGGCAATTGGACGATTTCGACTTTTCGTTCGAGTTGCTGCTGCCGGACGATACCTTCTCCCTGGAGGAACGGGCCAATGCCTTGAGCGAGTGGTGCCAAGGTTTTCTTTACGGTCTCGGTTATCGCTCGGACAGTGCTGAGTGGCCGGGAGAAAGCAGCGAAGTTCTCCATGACCTTCTAGAAATCTCGCGCCTGAACCCTGATTCCGGCGGAGAATCGGATGAAGTGGCCTATGCGGAGATTACGGAGTATGTTCGCGTCGGCGTACAGTTGATCTGGACCGAGTTGCAGCAGCAACAGCATTCCGCACGACTCCATTGA